The following coding sequences lie in one Methylosinus sp. PW1 genomic window:
- the gap gene encoding type I glyceraldehyde-3-phosphate dehydrogenase: MAVRVAINGFGRIGRNILRYIVESGRTDLEVVTINDLGSVETNAHLLRYDSVHGRFPREVKVEGDSIDVGHGPIKATAIKNPAELPYKALEIDIALECTGLFTARDKAKALLDAGARRVLVSAPSEGADITVVYGVNQDKITKDDLVISNASCTTNCLAPVAKVLNDAIGIERGFMTTIHSYTGDQPTLDTYHKDLYRARAAALSMIPTSTGAAKAVGLVLPELKGKLDGAAIRVPTPNVSAVDLKFVPKRKTSVEEINAAIIAAADGPLKGVLGYTNDKNVSVDFNHDPRSSVFHLDQTKVIEGELVRVLSWYDNEWGFSGRMTDVAATIAKLI; the protein is encoded by the coding sequence ATGGCCGTGAGAGTGGCGATCAATGGGTTCGGACGCATCGGACGCAATATTCTTCGCTACATCGTCGAGAGCGGCCGCACCGACCTCGAGGTGGTGACGATCAACGATCTCGGCTCTGTCGAGACCAACGCCCATCTGCTGCGCTATGATTCCGTGCATGGCCGCTTCCCGCGCGAGGTGAAGGTCGAAGGCGATTCGATCGATGTGGGCCATGGGCCGATCAAGGCCACGGCGATCAAGAATCCGGCGGAGCTGCCGTATAAGGCGCTCGAAATCGACATTGCGCTCGAATGCACGGGCCTTTTCACCGCGCGCGACAAGGCGAAGGCGCTGCTCGACGCCGGCGCGCGCCGCGTGCTGGTCTCCGCCCCCTCCGAAGGCGCCGACATCACCGTCGTCTATGGCGTCAATCAGGACAAGATCACGAAGGACGATCTCGTGATCTCCAACGCCTCCTGCACCACAAATTGCCTCGCGCCCGTCGCCAAGGTGCTGAATGACGCCATTGGCATTGAGCGCGGCTTCATGACGACGATCCACTCCTACACGGGCGACCAGCCGACGCTGGACACCTATCACAAGGATCTCTACCGCGCCCGCGCCGCCGCGCTCTCCATGATCCCTACCTCCACCGGCGCGGCCAAGGCGGTGGGCTTGGTGCTGCCGGAGCTGAAAGGCAAGCTGGACGGCGCCGCCATTCGCGTGCCGACGCCCAATGTCTCGGCCGTCGATCTCAAATTCGTCCCCAAGCGCAAGACGAGCGTGGAAGAGATCAACGCCGCCATCATCGCCGCGGCCGACGGCCCGCTGAAAGGCGTTCTGGGCTACACGAACGACAAGAATGTCTCGGTCGATTTCAACCATGACCCGCGTTCATCCGTGTTTCATCTCGATCAGACCAAGGTGATCGAGGGCGAGCTGGTGCGCGTCCTGTCCTGGTACGACAATGAATGGGGCTTCTCCGGCCGCATGACGGATGTCGCCGCGACGATCGCCAAGCTCATCTAG
- a CDS encoding DUF4164 family protein, with translation MTQVPHRLDDALQRLSAALERLEETVARRIEVELSHADLEEELAVMQDDRSRLGLELDAALAQNSALEKARDEVLTRLDRTSLGIIAVLGDEDRAQT, from the coding sequence ATGACACAAGTCCCTCACAGGCTCGACGATGCGCTGCAACGGCTCTCCGCCGCGCTGGAGCGGCTGGAGGAGACGGTCGCGCGCCGCATAGAGGTCGAGCTGTCGCACGCCGACCTCGAGGAGGAGCTCGCCGTCATGCAGGACGACCGCAGCCGTCTCGGCCTCGAGCTCGACGCCGCCCTCGCGCAGAACAGCGCGCTGGAGAAGGCGCGCGACGAGGTGCTGACGCGTCTCGACCGCACGAGCCTCGGCATTATCGCCGTGCTCGGCGACGAGGACCGGGCGCAGACGTAG
- a CDS encoding cell division protein ZapA, producing the protein MAHVVVTIAGRTYRMACEDGEEAHLDELAKLVENKILSLREGFGDIGEQRITVMAALTLADDASIATRKLEALQAELATLRENAAAAKEAEAALVEKLSAALEDATTRVERLSRDLQHGGAEAPPML; encoded by the coding sequence ATGGCGCATGTGGTGGTGACGATCGCGGGCCGGACCTATCGCATGGCCTGCGAGGATGGCGAGGAAGCCCATCTCGACGAGCTGGCCAAGCTCGTCGAGAACAAGATTTTGTCCTTGCGCGAAGGCTTCGGCGACATTGGCGAGCAGCGCATCACCGTGATGGCGGCGCTCACCCTCGCCGATGACGCGTCGATAGCGACGCGCAAGCTCGAGGCCCTGCAGGCGGAGCTGGCGACGCTGCGCGAGAACGCCGCCGCGGCGAAAGAGGCCGAGGCCGCTCTGGTGGAGAAGCTCTCAGCCGCGCTCGAGGATGCGACGACCCGCGTCGAGCGTCTCTCGCGCGATCTGCAGCACGGGGGCGCGGAGGCGCCCCCAATGCTCTGA